Proteins encoded within one genomic window of Dyadobacter chenhuakuii:
- a CDS encoding putative porin — MRIAFYIILWVLGSFIFFTPTIQAQVRMPGGMQMPGNTGSGGARGQQGSTSNTGGSQTGGVILDDSTKNIYGPSTTHHYFENDILNNRDSTRYRVDTSLTNFHRWTPVDRSWGKLTDLGNTVTATRNLLFAPREDIGTQLGFRAYDAYAIKPEEVQYMDTKSQHTELNFISGARKTSLGSFSYTQNVHSRFNFGLGFRRLTSNKQYGFVNTLNSGAFLGQNWTLLAHTSFFSKNKKYLILAHYRHMNQKVREQGGVIPNIGEDSIVEKYSYDGAARISDDANSWERRQGLHIYQQYRLVNGFQLFQQADYSTVIDRYTDLDITRGLEKEVYPAAKYDLEKTRQDIYYKLFDNKIGIKGFYSGFNYRAYIRQRFYGMRATTQLGNEIGETYATYRTGLKFDNIIGAWLGYYLKDSANYLTAEADLNLAANVEYRLKGELNTRWGKAGFQSIQTAPDLLVQRYLSNHFDWRNNFDPTKVQTIYASLPLKTDKISFVPEIQIHQVNDYIYYDTLALPKQLNSGFRLLRVGFNSGINLNKWNFTTMGFLTLNDNKDVIRIPALFASGEVTYDFVYAKVLFIQLGLAARYRSGYLADSYMPITQQFHIQNSYRLGQNVIVDGFANVRIKRVRLFFKMQYLNQGGNFGLFPKGYYIAPSYLGLARSFSFGVNWPLFD; from the coding sequence ATGAGAATTGCTTTTTATATAATACTGTGGGTTTTAGGCAGTTTCATTTTTTTTACTCCAACCATCCAGGCACAGGTAAGGATGCCGGGCGGCATGCAAATGCCAGGTAATACGGGCAGCGGCGGCGCCCGGGGACAGCAGGGAAGTACAAGCAACACGGGCGGATCGCAGACGGGCGGCGTGATCCTCGACGACAGCACCAAGAACATCTACGGCCCGAGCACAACGCACCATTACTTCGAAAATGACATTCTAAATAACCGGGATTCAACACGTTACCGGGTAGATACGAGCTTAACGAATTTTCATCGCTGGACGCCGGTGGACCGGTCGTGGGGAAAGCTTACCGATCTTGGAAACACCGTAACTGCCACCCGGAACCTGCTTTTTGCCCCGCGCGAGGACATTGGGACGCAACTAGGTTTCAGAGCTTACGACGCTTATGCGATCAAGCCTGAGGAAGTCCAGTATATGGACACCAAATCGCAGCATACGGAACTTAATTTCATTTCCGGAGCTCGAAAAACCTCGCTGGGAAGCTTTTCTTATACGCAGAATGTACATTCCCGTTTCAATTTCGGGCTTGGCTTCCGGAGGCTCACTTCCAATAAGCAATACGGATTTGTCAATACATTGAATTCGGGGGCATTTCTGGGACAAAACTGGACGCTTCTGGCGCATACCAGCTTTTTTTCCAAAAATAAAAAATACCTGATCCTCGCCCATTACCGCCACATGAACCAGAAAGTGCGCGAACAGGGAGGAGTAATCCCAAATATTGGCGAGGACAGCATCGTTGAGAAATATTCCTACGACGGTGCAGCCAGAATCAGCGATGACGCCAACTCCTGGGAGCGAAGACAGGGACTGCACATTTACCAGCAGTATCGGCTCGTCAACGGGTTCCAGCTATTTCAGCAAGCTGATTATTCCACGGTGATAGACCGTTACACCGACCTCGACATTACGCGCGGGTTGGAAAAGGAGGTTTACCCAGCTGCGAAATACGATCTGGAAAAAACCAGGCAGGACATTTATTACAAGCTTTTTGATAATAAAATCGGGATTAAAGGCTTTTATTCCGGTTTCAATTACCGGGCTTATATCCGCCAACGCTTCTATGGCATGCGGGCGACCACGCAGCTGGGAAACGAGATCGGCGAGACTTACGCCACGTACCGGACCGGTTTAAAATTTGACAACATTATCGGCGCATGGCTGGGTTACTATTTAAAAGACTCTGCTAATTATCTGACTGCCGAGGCCGACCTCAACCTGGCAGCCAATGTGGAATATCGCTTAAAAGGAGAACTGAACACGCGTTGGGGAAAGGCTGGTTTTCAAAGCATTCAAACGGCGCCAGACCTGCTGGTGCAACGCTATTTAAGCAACCATTTTGACTGGCGAAACAATTTTGACCCAACCAAAGTGCAGACCATTTATGCGTCCCTGCCCCTGAAAACGGATAAGATTTCCTTCGTTCCTGAGATTCAGATCCATCAGGTGAATGATTACATTTACTACGATACATTAGCATTGCCGAAGCAGCTGAATTCGGGCTTCCGGTTGCTCAGGGTTGGTTTTAATTCGGGGATCAATCTCAACAAATGGAATTTCACAACGATGGGCTTCCTCACTTTGAATGACAATAAGGATGTGATCCGCATTCCTGCTTTGTTTGCCAGCGGCGAGGTTACTTATGATTTTGTGTATGCCAAAGTCCTTTTTATACAGCTTGGTCTGGCAGCCCGCTATCGCTCGGGTTATCTGGCGGATAGTTACATGCCTATTACGCAGCAATTCCACATTCAGAACAGTTACAGACTGGGACAAAATGTGATTGTGGATGGCTTCGCGAATGTGCGCATCAAGCGCGTGAGGCTGTTTTTCAAAATGCAATACCTGAACCAGGGCGGTAATTTCGGTCTTTTTCCAAAAGGATATTACATTGCTCCCTCCTATCTCGGACTGGCCAGGTCCTTTTCTTTCGGCGTAAACTGGCCGTTATTTGACTAA
- the lpxK gene encoding tetraacyldisaccharide 4'-kinase yields MKEHNWIKIALTPFSWVYGLITNLRNLCYDYRLFSSGRPSQFVISIGNLTVGGTGKTPVTEYLTKLFSNKIPTAILSRGYGRKTRGFLLADPASTPSGIGDEPMQYFLKFYPDVTVAVSENRFKGAETIAVSDPDKKLLLLDDAFQHRAIARDVNLLLNDFQRPFYKDLPFPAGRLRENRNGARRADAIIVTKTPALLADDVRKDITMQLQRYSRPETPVFFSFIEYGQPESYAGDVLSLKKVKMAAGIANPLPFSAHLRARFDVTDEVVFRDHHNYTSADVEELIKNLKNDTFVVTTEKDMVKLKPLVEALGVAGKFAYIPVTVSFGSDTGRFHEWIFKQTAHLFQAER; encoded by the coding sequence ATGAAAGAACATAATTGGATAAAAATCGCATTGACACCGTTTTCGTGGGTATATGGTTTGATCACCAACCTCCGCAATCTGTGTTACGATTACCGGTTATTCTCTTCCGGAAGGCCTTCCCAATTCGTTATTTCCATCGGCAATCTCACCGTCGGAGGAACAGGCAAAACGCCTGTAACTGAATATCTCACGAAGTTATTTTCCAATAAAATCCCCACAGCCATATTAAGCAGAGGTTACGGGCGGAAAACGCGTGGTTTTCTTTTAGCTGATCCCGCATCAACCCCATCCGGGATCGGTGATGAGCCTATGCAGTATTTTTTGAAATTTTATCCCGATGTTACTGTGGCTGTTTCGGAAAACCGCTTCAAAGGTGCTGAGACCATTGCGGTATCCGATCCTGATAAAAAGCTGCTGCTCCTCGACGACGCGTTTCAGCACAGGGCCATTGCCCGGGATGTCAACCTGCTTTTAAATGATTTCCAGAGACCGTTTTATAAGGATCTTCCCTTTCCGGCCGGCCGTCTCCGTGAAAACCGCAACGGCGCGCGCAGGGCCGATGCCATCATCGTGACCAAAACCCCTGCCCTGCTTGCAGATGATGTACGGAAAGACATTACCATGCAACTTCAAAGATACAGCCGCCCGGAAACGCCCGTCTTTTTTTCATTTATTGAGTACGGGCAACCCGAAAGTTACGCAGGGGACGTATTATCGTTAAAGAAAGTTAAAATGGCGGCCGGCATTGCAAATCCTTTGCCATTCTCTGCACATCTTCGGGCCCGGTTTGACGTTACAGATGAGGTTGTTTTCCGGGATCATCATAATTACACTTCCGCAGACGTGGAAGAACTGATTAAGAACTTAAAAAACGATACTTTTGTGGTAACAACCGAAAAGGATATGGTTAAGTTGAAACCCCTGGTTGAAGCGTTGGGCGTGGCAGGAAAGTTTGCCTATATTCCTGTTACCGTGAGTTTCGGCAGTGATACCGGACGCTTCCATGAATGGATTTTTAAACAAACCGCTCACCTCTTTCAGGCAGAACGATAG
- a CDS encoding o-succinylbenzoate synthase, with product MPLKIVYKPYTLHFRNEARTSRGVLTQKTSWLIKITDSEQPGVEGYGECGPLPGLSVDDMPDYEQQLAAVCDLFNDMDLDVFPFNLGIILDQVIPQHLPSVRFGIEMALLDIMNGGERVQFKNAFSRGESGILMNGLIWMGSYENMSEQVQDKLAQGFSTLKMKVGAINFDQECRILESIRKRFDKENITLRVDANGAFEADNVDDKLKRLAEFDLHSIEQPVKPGQHQLMQELCVSSPIPVALDEELIGIFDYREKFAMLKKLMPPFIILKPTLLGGFRHTAEWIEIANRLNIGWWITSALESNIGLSAIAQFTASYQNPLPQGLGTGQLYTNNFESPLVVQNGYLTYDKSGSPIQPFF from the coding sequence ATGCCTTTAAAAATTGTGTATAAACCGTACACGCTGCATTTTCGCAATGAAGCGCGCACCTCCCGGGGGGTTCTTACACAAAAGACGTCGTGGCTGATCAAGATCACCGATTCTGAACAACCAGGCGTTGAAGGTTACGGCGAATGCGGCCCGCTGCCAGGACTGAGCGTCGACGACATGCCCGACTATGAGCAGCAACTGGCAGCCGTCTGTGATCTTTTTAACGACATGGATCTGGATGTTTTTCCTTTCAACCTCGGCATCATTCTCGATCAGGTTATTCCGCAACATTTGCCATCCGTTCGGTTTGGGATTGAAATGGCTTTGTTGGATATCATGAACGGCGGGGAAAGGGTTCAGTTCAAAAATGCCTTTTCGAGAGGTGAAAGCGGCATCCTCATGAACGGCTTGATCTGGATGGGTTCCTATGAAAATATGTCGGAGCAGGTCCAGGATAAATTGGCGCAGGGTTTTTCTACATTAAAAATGAAAGTCGGCGCGATCAACTTTGATCAGGAGTGCCGCATCCTGGAATCTATCCGCAAGCGTTTTGATAAAGAGAACATTACATTAAGAGTGGACGCAAACGGCGCGTTCGAAGCAGATAACGTGGATGATAAGCTGAAAAGATTGGCTGAATTCGATCTGCATTCGATTGAACAGCCGGTGAAGCCGGGGCAACATCAGCTTATGCAGGAATTGTGCGTTTCATCGCCCATCCCCGTTGCGCTCGACGAAGAGCTGATCGGCATTTTCGATTATCGCGAGAAGTTCGCCATGCTTAAAAAGCTGATGCCTCCTTTCATCATTTTGAAACCCACATTATTAGGAGGCTTCCGGCACACAGCCGAATGGATCGAAATAGCAAACCGCCTGAACATTGGCTGGTGGATCACGTCCGCACTGGAATCCAACATTGGCCTCAGCGCGATTGCACAGTTCACAGCGTCCTATCAAAATCCGCTTCCGCAAGGGTTGGGAACGGGCCAGCTTTACACCAACAATTTCGAGTCGCCGCTGGTTGTTCAAAACGGTTACCTTACCTACGACAAATCAGGAAGCCCAATTCAGCCCTTTTTTTAA
- the hemF gene encoding oxygen-dependent coproporphyrinogen oxidase, protein MKVDEIEGFFKELQDSICSAIAETDGTGKFKEDLWEHHSGGGGRTRLIQHGSVLEKGGVNFSKVQGEVHPRLRQQMNLGDNDDFHFTATGVSIVMHPYNPHVPIIHMNVRYFELSNGTCWFGGGIDLTPHYINEADAAFFHNYLKQSCDKHHIDFYPKFKTWADDYFFIQHRNETRGIGGIFFDYLKPGDAGNGNGLSKEELFAFVKEVGESFAPIYTTLMQKHRDEPFTEAQKQWQFLRRGRYVEFNLVWDRGTKFGLETNGRTESILMSLPPQANWEYNHEPEAGSPEAATLEALKKGLNWAS, encoded by the coding sequence ATGAAGGTTGACGAAATAGAAGGTTTTTTTAAGGAATTACAAGACAGCATTTGCAGTGCCATTGCAGAAACGGATGGAACAGGAAAATTCAAGGAAGACCTGTGGGAACACCACTCCGGCGGCGGTGGCAGAACGCGGCTGATCCAGCATGGCAGCGTGCTCGAAAAGGGCGGCGTTAACTTTTCCAAAGTGCAGGGCGAAGTGCATCCCCGGCTACGGCAGCAAATGAACCTGGGCGACAACGACGATTTCCACTTTACGGCCACCGGCGTTTCGATCGTCATGCACCCGTATAATCCGCACGTGCCTATTATACATATGAATGTGCGCTATTTCGAGTTAAGCAACGGCACCTGCTGGTTTGGCGGAGGCATTGATTTAACACCACATTATATTAATGAAGCAGATGCAGCTTTTTTTCACAATTATCTGAAACAATCCTGCGACAAGCACCACATTGATTTTTATCCCAAATTCAAAACCTGGGCCGACGATTACTTTTTTATCCAGCACAGAAATGAAACCCGTGGCATAGGAGGCATTTTCTTCGACTATTTGAAACCCGGCGATGCGGGAAATGGAAATGGGTTGTCGAAAGAGGAGCTTTTTGCTTTTGTAAAGGAGGTCGGCGAATCGTTTGCGCCTATTTACACGACGCTTATGCAGAAACACCGCGACGAACCATTTACGGAAGCGCAAAAGCAATGGCAATTTCTGCGCCGGGGCCGCTATGTTGAGTTCAATCTGGTTTGGGACCGCGGGACGAAGTTTGGCCTTGAAACCAATGGGCGCACGGAATCCATATTAATGAGCTTGCCGCCACAGGCCAATTGGGAATACAATCATGAGCCCGAAGCAGGCTCGCCGGAAGCTGCTACTTTGGAGGCGTTAAAAAAAGGGCTGAATTGGGCTTCCTGA
- a CDS encoding SusC/RagA family TonB-linked outer membrane protein, whose translation MKKNLYLTFLLCFCVLHVWAQNQLSGRITDASENVPLPGVSVLLKGTTTGTTTDADGRFTLATPSKTGTLVVSYIGYFTQEVEIGNRSSIDISMSADVKSLTEVVVTGYAAQRKKDITGAVTVINTKELTAVPSASVTQMLQGRAAGVTVGNDNSPGGGTMVRIRGFGSINNNSPLYVIDGVPTQGTLNQLNPNDIESMQVLKDASAASIYGARAANGVVIITTKKGKQGDPSITFDFYTGTQRPGKMLDLLNTKELGQYLYQSDLGAGKNPSATSPSVQYKFDENGNQTIADYIYPNVYGELPSNYTYTNDIADPALGKTAFNITKANKEGTDWQDVIFDPAPISNYQIGASGGSKSAKYAISANHFKQDGILRYTKYKRYSVRANTEFTKGKITVGENLTFSYDERQGITNNDEGNPIMFAIRVHPIIPVFDITGGPAALGGTNLSAYNGFAGSRGSNLGNAPNPLARLYREQDNITKGTHVFGNMFAQVDILPGLVARTSFGLEYNQTNRSEYFHRDIEAAESRNANSLNVINNLDRSITWFNTLNYAKTFGVHNFNFLVGTEAVKTYFAAFQASRSGFAFDDLDYRYLDAGSASGLANAGAGAERTALFSQFGKINYGFKELLLADFTLRRDGSSRFSEANRYGIFPAFSVGMRLTELEFMKPTKKVLDDLKIRFGWGKTGNQLIPNVYNAYTLYAPDPQNNAYDINGTGTSIVGGFDLVQFGNNNGKWETNTSTNIGLDAVLLNGKMEFVLDLYNRKTTDMLTQIAIPRTAGTGTIPYTNIGEVSNKGFDIGLNFRDKKGDFYYAAGVNFGHYKNEVIKLNNDPNATIFGFSTRLPAMSASKAGYPIASYYGYFVDGVIKDQAEADAAPKFGSYTREGTFKFRDVNGDGIITAADRTIIGSPHPDFNYGVNLNVGYKAFDLTVFGQGVQGNEIFNYVRYWTDFNVFQGNRSKDMLYNSWKKPGDDAKLPRLNSGDATSQQVSSYFLEDGSYFRVKNVQLTYTLPAKLLKRVKIASAQVYLQGQNMFTFTKYTGLDPDINLRRSGNNNEDKHMGVDEGAYPVSKSYLVGLRFGF comes from the coding sequence ATGAAAAAAAATCTCTACCTGACTTTCTTACTGTGTTTCTGTGTGCTGCACGTCTGGGCACAAAACCAGCTAAGCGGACGCATTACCGATGCCTCCGAAAATGTGCCATTACCCGGGGTAAGCGTTCTCTTAAAAGGAACAACAACGGGAACGACGACGGATGCTGACGGCCGTTTTACGCTTGCCACTCCCTCCAAAACAGGAACACTTGTTGTTTCCTACATCGGTTATTTCACCCAGGAAGTCGAGATCGGAAACAGAAGCTCGATCGACATTTCCATGAGCGCCGATGTGAAATCACTCACAGAAGTTGTTGTAACGGGTTACGCCGCACAGCGTAAAAAGGACATTACCGGGGCTGTGACGGTTATCAACACCAAGGAACTGACAGCTGTGCCTTCTGCAAGCGTTACGCAAATGTTGCAGGGACGTGCGGCCGGTGTGACGGTTGGAAATGACAACTCTCCGGGTGGTGGAACAATGGTCCGTATCCGCGGATTTGGGTCTATCAATAACAACAGCCCGCTTTATGTAATTGATGGTGTTCCCACACAAGGAACGCTTAACCAGCTGAACCCGAATGATATAGAATCCATGCAGGTGTTGAAAGATGCTTCTGCGGCTTCTATATATGGTGCCCGCGCAGCGAATGGCGTTGTGATTATCACGACCAAAAAAGGAAAACAAGGCGATCCTAGCATTACATTCGACTTCTACACTGGAACACAAAGACCTGGTAAGATGCTGGATTTGCTGAATACAAAAGAGTTAGGGCAGTATTTGTATCAGTCGGATCTGGGCGCTGGTAAAAACCCGTCTGCTACTTCGCCTTCTGTACAATATAAGTTTGATGAAAATGGCAACCAGACCATCGCGGATTACATTTATCCAAACGTGTACGGTGAATTGCCATCCAATTATACTTATACAAACGACATTGCTGACCCGGCGCTGGGTAAAACAGCGTTCAACATTACCAAGGCCAACAAAGAGGGAACAGACTGGCAGGACGTGATCTTCGATCCGGCACCAATTTCCAACTATCAGATCGGCGCTAGCGGTGGTTCAAAATCAGCTAAATATGCGATTTCTGCTAACCATTTCAAGCAGGATGGGATTTTGAGATATACCAAATACAAAAGGTATTCGGTTCGGGCCAACACAGAGTTTACAAAAGGTAAAATTACTGTGGGAGAGAACCTCACATTCTCTTATGATGAAAGACAAGGAATCACAAACAATGACGAGGGTAACCCGATCATGTTTGCCATCCGCGTTCACCCGATTATTCCGGTTTTTGACATCACAGGCGGTCCTGCTGCATTGGGCGGAACAAACCTTTCCGCATATAATGGATTTGCAGGAAGCCGCGGCAGTAACCTGGGTAATGCGCCAAACCCGCTGGCACGTCTGTATCGTGAACAGGACAACATCACAAAAGGCACGCACGTGTTCGGAAACATGTTTGCGCAGGTGGACATTTTGCCAGGACTGGTTGCGCGCACCAGCTTCGGTTTGGAATACAATCAGACAAACCGCTCTGAATATTTCCACCGCGACATTGAAGCAGCAGAATCCAGAAATGCAAATAGCCTTAACGTGATCAACAACCTGGACCGCTCCATCACCTGGTTCAATACATTGAATTATGCCAAAACATTTGGTGTGCACAACTTCAATTTCCTGGTGGGAACAGAAGCTGTTAAAACCTATTTCGCTGCATTCCAGGCAAGTAGAAGTGGTTTTGCATTTGATGATCTAGACTATCGTTACCTGGATGCAGGTTCGGCGTCCGGTTTGGCCAATGCAGGAGCCGGTGCTGAAAGAACTGCACTTTTCTCCCAGTTCGGAAAAATCAACTATGGTTTCAAAGAGCTTTTGCTGGCTGACTTTACATTGCGTCGCGATGGATCTTCCCGTTTCTCGGAAGCCAACCGCTATGGTATATTCCCTGCATTCTCGGTGGGTATGCGCTTGACAGAGCTGGAATTCATGAAGCCTACCAAGAAAGTGCTGGATGACCTTAAAATTCGTTTTGGATGGGGTAAAACAGGTAACCAGCTGATCCCGAACGTTTACAATGCTTACACATTGTACGCGCCGGATCCTCAGAACAATGCTTACGATATCAACGGAACAGGAACTTCCATCGTAGGTGGATTTGACCTTGTGCAGTTTGGTAACAACAATGGTAAATGGGAAACCAACACTTCTACCAACATTGGTCTTGACGCCGTGTTGCTGAACGGTAAAATGGAATTTGTGCTCGACTTGTACAACCGTAAAACAACCGATATGTTAACGCAGATCGCCATTCCAAGAACAGCCGGAACAGGAACGATCCCGTATACCAACATTGGTGAGGTTAGCAACAAAGGTTTTGACATCGGTCTTAACTTCCGTGACAAAAAAGGAGATTTCTACTATGCAGCGGGTGTGAACTTTGGTCACTACAAAAACGAAGTGATTAAGCTGAACAATGACCCTAATGCAACAATCTTTGGTTTCTCAACGCGTCTTCCGGCCATGTCCGCTTCGAAAGCAGGTTACCCGATCGCGAGCTACTATGGTTATTTTGTGGATGGTGTAATCAAAGATCAGGCAGAAGCGGATGCAGCGCCTAAATTTGGTTCGTATACACGTGAGGGAACATTCAAATTCCGCGATGTGAATGGCGATGGTATCATTACTGCCGCCGACCGTACGATCATCGGCAGCCCGCACCCGGATTTCAACTATGGTGTTAACCTGAATGTTGGTTACAAAGCATTCGATTTGACGGTGTTCGGCCAGGGAGTTCAGGGTAATGAGATCTTCAACTATGTTAGATACTGGACGGATTTCAACGTTTTCCAGGGTAACAGATCAAAAGATATGCTTTACAATTCCTGGAAAAAACCAGGTGACGACGCCAAATTGCCACGCCTTAACTCAGGTGATGCAACCAGCCAGCAAGTTTCATCTTACTTCCTGGAAGACGGTTCTTATTTCCGTGTGAAAAATGTTCAGCTGACTTACACTTTGCCAGCCAAATTACTGAAAAGAGTGAAAATCGCTTCGGCGCAGGTTTATCTGCAAGGCCAGAACATGTTCACATTTACTAAATACACAGGACTTGATCCGGACATTAACCTGAGAAGATCTGGTAACAACAACGAAGACAAGCACATGGGTGTGGATGAAGGTGCTTATCCGGTTTCTAAATCATATCTGGTGGGCTTGCGTTTTGGTTTCTAA
- a CDS encoding RagB/SusD family nutrient uptake outer membrane protein: MKKITILIVLIGLSFSCSDSFFDLKPQGRASVEQLSNKNGVNALLIGAYSLVDGVGSGNTGRQSTVSNYVFGGIASDDAVKGTDAGDQPEQSFIEQYNWLSDNTYFLGKWWHQYDGVGRCNEVIQIATSDLVKDMTEAEITQVVAEARFLRGFYHFEAKKMWNKIPFIDETVYVSADPNSTKVPNTDDVWPKIEADFKFAADNLPAVQAQKGRATQWAAKSFLAKTLLFQKKWAEAKTLLDDVVKNSGKKLVPNYHDNYRTTGNNNTESIFEVQFSVNDGTNGNNGNAGDNLNWPYSAGAPGRGCCGFYQASHNLVNAFKTENGLPMIGAAADGTLDTYNKVDLPNDQGIVSSAAFTLDKTVPVDPRLDWTVGRRGVNFLDWGPMPGSAWIRDQVYAGPFTGKKWMYYLSEENSTTHSTSKRNVNNNFRMIKLSHVLLWLAECEVELGNLAAAEGYVNQIRLRAKTGSVQDASVTYKVEPYPAGTFAGKGADYARNAVRMEQRLEFAMEGHRFFDLVRWGIAAKVLNKYAAEEALPGKEPSGRTFSKRGYMTGKTFTEKNNYYPLPQDEILNSQLDGKPTLTQNPGY, from the coding sequence ATGAAAAAAATAACCATATTAATCGTTCTGATTGGACTGAGCTTTTCCTGCTCTGACAGCTTTTTCGATCTTAAACCGCAGGGACGGGCTTCTGTGGAGCAACTCAGTAACAAGAATGGGGTGAATGCCTTATTAATTGGCGCTTACTCGCTTGTTGACGGTGTTGGTTCCGGTAATACGGGCCGTCAGTCTACGGTTTCTAACTATGTATTCGGTGGAATTGCCAGCGATGACGCGGTGAAAGGAACCGATGCAGGTGACCAGCCGGAACAGTCCTTCATTGAGCAGTACAACTGGCTTTCGGACAACACTTATTTCCTGGGCAAATGGTGGCACCAATATGACGGTGTTGGAAGATGTAACGAAGTAATCCAGATTGCTACCAGTGATTTGGTAAAGGATATGACGGAGGCTGAAATTACTCAGGTCGTTGCAGAAGCACGTTTTTTAAGAGGTTTCTACCATTTTGAGGCCAAGAAAATGTGGAACAAGATTCCATTTATCGACGAAACTGTATATGTGTCAGCGGATCCTAACTCAACCAAGGTCCCTAATACAGACGATGTTTGGCCTAAAATTGAGGCTGATTTCAAATTTGCAGCGGATAATTTGCCAGCAGTTCAGGCGCAAAAAGGAAGGGCAACACAATGGGCTGCTAAATCTTTCCTCGCAAAAACGCTTTTGTTCCAAAAGAAATGGGCGGAGGCAAAAACTTTGCTGGATGATGTGGTGAAAAACTCCGGTAAAAAACTGGTTCCAAACTATCACGACAATTACAGAACAACAGGAAACAACAACACAGAGTCTATTTTCGAAGTACAGTTCTCTGTAAACGACGGAACAAACGGTAACAATGGTAATGCAGGGGATAACCTGAACTGGCCGTATTCAGCAGGTGCACCGGGACGTGGCTGCTGCGGTTTTTACCAGGCTTCGCACAACCTTGTGAATGCATTTAAAACTGAAAATGGTTTGCCGATGATCGGCGCTGCTGCGGACGGCACTTTGGATACATACAACAAAGTGGATCTTCCAAATGACCAGGGAATCGTATCTTCCGCTGCATTTACATTGGACAAAACAGTTCCTGTGGACCCACGTCTTGACTGGACAGTTGGCCGTCGCGGCGTTAACTTCCTGGATTGGGGCCCTATGCCGGGTTCTGCGTGGATCCGTGATCAGGTTTATGCGGGACCATTTACAGGTAAAAAATGGATGTATTACCTGTCTGAGGAAAATAGCACAACGCACTCCACAAGCAAGCGTAATGTGAACAACAACTTCCGCATGATCAAGCTTTCACACGTATTGTTGTGGCTGGCTGAATGTGAAGTTGAACTTGGAAACCTGGCCGCTGCGGAAGGTTATGTGAACCAAATCCGTCTGCGCGCAAAAACCGGTTCTGTTCAGGATGCATCAGTTACTTACAAAGTGGAGCCTTATCCGGCAGGAACATTCGCAGGCAAAGGTGCCGACTACGCCAGAAACGCAGTCCGCATGGAGCAACGCCTCGAATTCGCGATGGAAGGACACCGCTTCTTTGACCTGGTTCGCTGGGGCATTGCAGCCAAAGTGCTGAACAAATATGCAGCCGAAGAAGCGCTTCCCGGAAAAGAGCCGTCTGGCCGCACATTCAGCAAAAGAGGCTATATGACAGGCAAAACTTTCACCGAAAAGAACAACTACTATCCGCTTCCACAGGACGAAATCCTGAACAGCCAGCTGGATGGTAAGCCTACATTAACGCAAAACCCAGGTTACTAA
- a CDS encoding PepSY-like domain-containing protein, with the protein MKKALSIYFVLILLAVTGCDNEKVVDETSLPPQASEFIEAHFPNAKVARVVRDRDELLTNFDVILDNQVELEFDKQGECFSVDGNANEKLPDSVIPLKILEYVQKNHADKYITDWEKNKTTQEVSLSDNKELIFNLSGTFLRIDD; encoded by the coding sequence ATGAAAAAAGCACTCTCAATTTACTTTGTACTAATCCTTTTGGCCGTGACTGGCTGTGATAATGAGAAGGTTGTCGATGAAACCAGCTTGCCGCCGCAAGCCTCAGAATTTATCGAGGCCCACTTCCCAAATGCAAAAGTTGCCCGCGTGGTGCGCGACCGGGATGAGCTGCTCACCAACTTTGATGTGATCCTGGACAATCAGGTTGAGCTGGAATTTGATAAGCAGGGAGAATGTTTCAGTGTGGATGGCAATGCCAATGAAAAATTACCGGATAGCGTGATCCCGCTGAAAATCCTGGAATATGTTCAGAAAAACCATGCTGACAAATACATTACCGACTGGGAGAAAAACAAGACTACGCAGGAAGTGAGCTTGTCGGATAACAAAGAGCTTATCTTCAACCTGAGCGGAACATTTCTTAGAATTGATGACTAA